In one window of Nocardia brasiliensis DNA:
- a CDS encoding glutamine synthetase family protein, whose product MRSGMLSLTQLREQVEAGRIDTVLVAMTDMQGRLQGKRCAARYFLDEVVEHATEACNYLLAVDVDMTTVDGYRMSSWDTGYGDFVLRPDLHTLRLVPWWPGTALVLCDVEQVEPAGKPVTVSPRQVLRAQLARLAEHGLRAFVGTELEFLVFDDSYEAAWSAGYRELRPANQYNVDYSMLGTARLEPLLRRIRTEMDGAGMYCESAKGECNPGQHEITFRYDDALTTCDNHSIYKTGAKEIAAQEGRSLTFMAKYNEREGNSCHIHISLRGESDEPVLAGNEPGGWSPLMRHFVAGQLDCLREFTYLLAPNINSYKRFVSGSFAPTAVAWGRDNRTCALRVVGHGPSLRLENRVPGGDVNPYLAVAAAIAAGLHGIEQRLPLEPEFHGNAYRSERPRVPRTLREAAGLFGDSKVARAAFGDDVVEHYRNAAQVELDAFDAAVTDWERIRGFERL is encoded by the coding sequence ATGCGTAGCGGGATGTTGAGTCTGACGCAGTTGCGGGAGCAGGTCGAGGCCGGTCGCATCGATACGGTGCTGGTCGCGATGACCGACATGCAAGGTCGGTTACAGGGAAAGCGGTGTGCGGCAAGGTATTTCCTGGATGAGGTGGTGGAGCACGCGACCGAGGCGTGCAACTACCTGCTCGCCGTCGACGTGGACATGACGACGGTGGACGGATACCGGATGTCGTCCTGGGACACCGGATACGGGGACTTCGTGCTGCGGCCGGATCTGCACACGCTGCGGCTGGTGCCGTGGTGGCCGGGAACCGCGCTGGTGCTGTGCGATGTCGAGCAGGTGGAGCCTGCGGGCAAACCGGTCACCGTCTCGCCGCGTCAGGTGTTGCGCGCGCAGCTCGCCCGGCTGGCCGAGCACGGACTGCGCGCGTTCGTCGGCACCGAGCTCGAATTCCTGGTGTTCGACGACAGTTACGAGGCCGCGTGGTCGGCGGGCTATCGGGAGTTGCGCCCGGCCAACCAGTACAACGTCGACTATTCGATGCTCGGCACCGCCCGGCTCGAGCCGCTGCTGCGCCGCATCCGCACCGAAATGGACGGCGCGGGCATGTATTGCGAGTCGGCGAAGGGGGAGTGCAACCCCGGGCAGCACGAGATCACCTTCCGCTACGACGACGCGCTGACCACCTGTGACAACCACAGCATCTACAAGACCGGCGCGAAGGAGATCGCCGCGCAGGAGGGGCGCAGCCTCACCTTCATGGCGAAATACAATGAGCGCGAGGGGAACTCGTGCCATATTCATATCAGCCTGCGCGGTGAGTCGGACGAGCCGGTGCTGGCGGGCAACGAGCCGGGCGGCTGGTCGCCGTTGATGCGGCATTTCGTCGCGGGACAGCTGGACTGCCTGCGCGAGTTCACCTACCTGCTTGCGCCGAACATCAACTCCTACAAGCGATTCGTCTCGGGCAGCTTCGCGCCGACCGCGGTCGCCTGGGGCCGCGACAACCGGACCTGCGCCCTGCGCGTGGTCGGGCACGGGCCGTCGCTGCGGCTGGAGAACCGGGTGCCAGGTGGCGACGTGAACCCGTACCTCGCCGTGGCCGCAGCCATCGCGGCCGGGCTGCACGGCATCGAGCAGCGGCTGCCGCTGGAGCCGGAGTTCCACGGCAACGCCTACCGCTCGGAGCGGCCGCGGGTGCCGCGCACGCTGCGTGAGGCGGCGGGCCTGTTCGGGGACAGCAAGGTGGCGCGGGCCGCGTTCGGTGATGATGTAGTGGAGCACTACCGCAACGCGGCGCAGGTGGAACTGGACGCCTTCGACGCTGCCGTCACCGACTGGGAGCGAATTCGTGGCTTCGAACGACTCTGA
- a CDS encoding gamma-glutamyl-gamma-aminobutyrate hydrolase family protein yields the protein MASNDSDAGPAAAVPRLRPVIGLPTYVERARFGSWDVDSAVLQYSYVQMVVAAGGIPVLLPPGGVARAELVSRLDGLVLTGGADVTPQRYGALPHPDTYTRPDRDESEFGLFALARAAELPVLAVCRGMQVVNVALGGTLVQHLPEVLGHAEHSGTTGGFTVTDVVPVAGSRVAAIAGAHVKANCHHHQAIDRLAPGLVVSAHAADGTIEAVETTDGPFLVGVQWHPEVDAVDRRLIGALVAAAEDYRRERNS from the coding sequence GTGGCTTCGAACGACTCTGACGCCGGGCCCGCCGCGGCCGTACCGCGGCTGCGTCCGGTGATCGGGCTGCCGACCTATGTCGAGCGCGCGCGGTTCGGCTCATGGGACGTCGACAGCGCCGTATTGCAGTACAGCTACGTGCAAATGGTGGTGGCCGCGGGCGGCATCCCGGTCCTGCTGCCGCCCGGCGGCGTGGCCCGCGCGGAACTGGTGTCCCGCCTAGACGGGTTGGTGCTCACCGGCGGCGCCGACGTCACCCCGCAGCGCTACGGCGCGCTGCCGCATCCGGACACCTATACCAGGCCCGATCGCGACGAGTCGGAGTTCGGGCTGTTCGCGCTGGCCCGCGCGGCCGAACTGCCGGTGCTCGCGGTGTGCCGGGGCATGCAGGTGGTCAACGTCGCGTTGGGCGGCACGCTGGTCCAGCACCTGCCCGAGGTGCTCGGGCACGCCGAGCATTCGGGCACGACCGGCGGGTTCACCGTCACTGATGTGGTGCCGGTGGCGGGCAGCCGGGTCGCCGCGATCGCCGGCGCGCACGTGAAGGCCAACTGCCACCATCATCAGGCGATCGACCGACTGGCGCCGGGGCTGGTGGTCAGCGCGCACGCCGCGGACGGGACGATCGAGGCGGTCGAGACGACCGACGGCCCGTTCCTGGTCGGCGTGCAATGGCATCCGGAGGTGGATGCGGTGGACCGCAGGCTGATCGGGGCACTCGTCGCCGCGGCCGAAGACTATCGAAGGGAGCGGAATTCGTGA